Proteins from one Coturnix japonica isolate 7356 chromosome 5, Coturnix japonica 2.1, whole genome shotgun sequence genomic window:
- the PIGH gene encoding phosphatidylinositol N-acetylglucosaminyltransferase subunit H isoform X2, with amino-acid sequence MEERRYRSASGAPLWLRCRQHSASCRELAVRCPRLQLRSLSAVTSAVWLAAYGLFVLCQNSMVLSAAIFLTLIGLIIYLHFVKIDQESLLVIGSLGIQVTSSYASGKESTTFIEMSQVKDVVINEAIHMSSQPRLDCLIEVYKSCHEILDQRKAASQSDGVK; translated from the exons ATGGAGGAGCGGCGGTACCGCTCGGCGTCGGGGGCGCCGCTGTGGCTGCGGTGCCGGCAGCACAGCGCTTCGTGCCGGGAGCTGGCCGTGCGCTGCCCCCGCCTGCAGCTCCGCTCGCTCAGCGCCGTCACCTCCGCCGTGTGGCTGGCGGCCTACGGGCTCTTCGTGCTCTGCCAG AATAGTATGGTGCTTTCTGCCGCCATATTCCTCACGCTGATCGGCCTCATCATCTACCTGCACTTTGTGAAGATTGACCAGGAATCCCTGCTGGTCATCGGCTCACTTGGCATCCAGGTGACTTCATCCTACGCTTCGGGGAAAGAGAGCACAACCTTCATTGAGATGAGCCAAGTGAAGGACGTGGTTATCAATGAAGCCATCCACATG AGTTCCCAACCACGTCTGGACTGCCTGATAGAAGTGTACAAAAGTTGTCACGAAATCCTGGATCAGAGGAAAGCAGCTTCACAATCAGATGGAGTAAAATAA
- the ARG2 gene encoding arginase-2, mitochondrial codes for MALRGGFVRLLRKRADAGLQLSRRAHSVALVGAPLSRGQKRRGVDHGPATLRAAGLVERLAGLGCQLYDFGDLNFTPVPNDELYNNLIYYPRSVGLASQVLADAVSRAVAAGHSCVTIGGDHSLALGSVSGHARQCPRLGVIWVDAHADINTPLTTPTGNLHGQPVSFLLRELQDKVPQLPGFSWLKPCISASDIVYIGLRDVDPAENYILKNYDIQYFSMRDVDRLGIQKVMERTFEQLMGRRQRPIHLSFDIDAFDPSLAPATGTPVLGGLTYREGMYIAEEIHNTGMLSAVDLVEVNPLLGASQEEVNATASLAVDVIATCFGQTREGAHTAFDELPTPSSPDESDSEQQVRI; via the exons ATGGCTCTGCGCGGCGGCTTCGTGCGGCTCCTCCGCAAGCGGGCGGATGCGGGACTGCAGCTGTCCCGGCGGGCGCACTCGGTGGCGCTGGTGGGCGCCCCGCTCTCCAGGGGGCAG AAACGGCGCGGAGTGGACCACGGCCCCGCTACTCTCCGCGCCGCGGGGCTGGTGGAGCGGCTGGCCGGGCTCG GATGCCAATTGTATGACTTTGGAGATTTGAATTTCACTCCAGTTCCCAATGATGAACTGTACAACAACTTGATCTATTACCCACGGTCAGTGGGGTTAGCCAGCCAGGTCCTGGCTGATGCTGTAAGCAGAGCGGTAGCTGCTGGACACAGCTGTGTCACTATAGGAGGTGATCACAG CTTGGCACTTGGTTCTGTCAGCGGCCATGCACGACAGTGCCCACGTCTCGGTGTGATCTGGGTGGATGCACATGCTGATATTAACACTCCTCTTACAACTCCAACTGGAAACCTCCACGGACAGCCAGTCTCATTTCTCTTGAGAGAACTTCAAGATAAA GTCCCACAACTTCCTGGCTTTTCCTGGCTAAAGCCCTGTATTTCAGCATCTGATATTGTGTACATTGGGTTGAGGGATGTGGATCCTGCTGAAAA CTACATTTTGAAAAACTATGACATCCAGTATTTTTCCATGAGGGATGTTGATCGTCTTGGAATCCAGAAAGTTATGGAGAGGACATTTGAACAACTGATGGGCAG GAGACAGAGACCAATTCACCTGAGTTTTGACATTGATGCTTTTGATCCTTCACTGGCTCCAGCAACTGGGACTCCTGTTCTAGGTGGATTAACTTACAGAGAAGGCATGTACATTGCAGAGGAAATACACAACACAG GAATGCTTTCAGCTGTAGACCTGGTTGAAGTCAATCCGCTGCTTGGAGCTTCTCAAGAGGAAGTGAATGCAACTGCTAGTCTTGCAGTTGATGTGATAGCAACGTGCTTTGGACAGACGAGAGAAGGGGCGCACACTGCTTTTGATGAACTCCCAACACCCAGCTCTCCAGATGAATCTGACAGTGAACAGCAAGTGAGGATTTAA
- the PIGH gene encoding phosphatidylinositol N-acetylglucosaminyltransferase subunit H isoform X1, translated as MEERRYRSASGAPLWLRCRQHSASCRELAVRCPRLQLRSLSAVTSAVWLAAYGLFVLCQNSMVLSAAIFLTLIGLIIYLHFVKIDQESLLVIGSLGIQVTSSYASGKESTTFIEMSQVKDVVINEAIHMQKVIYYLCILLRDPQDPQGVSEVVPLFQSSQPRLDCLIEVYKSCHEILDQRKAASQSDGVK; from the exons ATGGAGGAGCGGCGGTACCGCTCGGCGTCGGGGGCGCCGCTGTGGCTGCGGTGCCGGCAGCACAGCGCTTCGTGCCGGGAGCTGGCCGTGCGCTGCCCCCGCCTGCAGCTCCGCTCGCTCAGCGCCGTCACCTCCGCCGTGTGGCTGGCGGCCTACGGGCTCTTCGTGCTCTGCCAG AATAGTATGGTGCTTTCTGCCGCCATATTCCTCACGCTGATCGGCCTCATCATCTACCTGCACTTTGTGAAGATTGACCAGGAATCCCTGCTGGTCATCGGCTCACTTGGCATCCAGGTGACTTCATCCTACGCTTCGGGGAAAGAGAGCACAACCTTCATTGAGATGAGCCAAGTGAAGGACGTGGTTATCAATGAAGCCATCCACATG CAAAAAGTTATCTATTACCTCTGCATCCTCCTGCGGGACCCCCAGGATCCTCAGGGAGTGTCTGAGGTTGTGCCACTCTTTCAG AGTTCCCAACCACGTCTGGACTGCCTGATAGAAGTGTACAAAAGTTGTCACGAAATCCTGGATCAGAGGAAAGCAGCTTCACAATCAGATGGAGTAAAATAA
- the LOC107314931 gene encoding retinol dehydrogenase 12, translating to MEPSAMLSCWGAVLGAAVSVPLVLLAAAPYVRRYVAGGRCGSAARLDGKVAVITGANTGIGKETARELARRGARVIIACRDIAKAEAAAREIRAETNNQEVIVKKLDLADTRSIREFANSFLAEEKELHILINNAGVMLCPYSKTADGFEMHLGVNHLGHFLLTFLLLERLKQSAPSRIVNVSSLAHHGGRIRFHDLNGEKSYNRGLAYCHSKLANVLFTRELAKRLQGTKVTANALHPGSVHSELVRHSFVMTWLWRIFSFFLKTPWEGAQTSVYCAVAEELESVTGQYFSDCRPAYVSPWGRDDETAKKLWNVSCELLGIQWD from the exons ATGGAGCCGTCGGcgatgctgagctgctggggcgCGGTGCTGGGCGCCGCCGTGTCCGTGCCCCTCGTGCTGCTGGCGGCGGCGCCCTACGTCAG GCGGTACGTGGCCGGAGGGCGCTGCGGGTCCGCGGCCAGGCTGGACGGGAAGGTGGCGGTGATCACGGGCGCCAACACCGGCATCGGCAAAGAGACCGCCAGGGAGCTCGCCCGGAGAG gTGCGAGGGTGATCATTGCCTGCAGAGACATTGCAAAGGCAGAAGCTGCAGCGCGTGAAATCCGAGCTGAGACAAACAATCAGGAAGTCATTGTGAAAAAGCTGGATTTGGCTGATACCAGGTCCATCCGGGAGTTTGCTAACAGCTTCCTAGCAG aagagaaggaactCCATATCCTCATTAATAATGCTGGGGTAATGTTATGCCCTTATTCCAAGACAGCCGATGGCTTTGAGATGCACCTGGGAGTCAATCATCTTG gtcattttcttttaaccttCTTATTACTGGAGCGTCTGAAGCAGTCTGCACCATCCCGCATTGTGAACGTGTCCTCACTGGCTCATCACGGAGGCCGAATCCGCTTCCACGACCTCAATGGTGAGAAGAGCTACAATCGTGGCCTCGCTTACTGTCACAGCAAGTTGGCCAATGTCCTTTTCACCCGAGAGCTGGCAAAGCGACTGCAAG GCACTAAAGTCACAGCAAATGCTCTCCATCCTGGGTCTGTCCATTCTGAGCTGGTCCGGCACTCATTTGTAATGACGTGGCTATGGAGGATATTCTCATTCTTCTTGAAGACTCCATGGGAAGGAGCTCAGACCAGTGTGTACTGTGCAGTAGCAGAGGAGCTAGAATCCGTGACAGGACAGTATTTCAG CGATTGCCGGCCAGCATATGTGTCTCCATGGGGTCGAGATGATGAGACAGCAAAGAAGCTCTGGAATGTGAGCTGTGAGCTCCTCGGGATCCAGTGGGACTGA
- the VTI1B gene encoding vesicle transport through interaction with t-SNAREs homolog 1B, translating to MGAMGGAGRGGAEHHEAALRLRLPAGSAPPGPRSAWAAPVPRSGSAGRLIAQARVLAADGGSGAGQCPVRPIAMAERGPASSEHLERLHEIFRGLHGELRAVPERLRGGAAEEKKKLIREFDEKQREANETLREMEEELKYAPLPFRNQMMSKIRAYRRDLSMFQREMRSTDLGLGPGSQGDMKYGIFSTENEQSTNLQSQRVLLLQGTDSLNRASQSIERSHRIAAETDQIGTDIIEELGEQREQLERTRSRLVNTSENLSKSRKILRSMSRRIATNKLLLMIIIVLELAILGGVVYYKFFRSR from the exons ATGGGAGCAATGGGCGGTGcagggcggggcggggcggagcACCACGAGGCGGCGCTGCGACTACGGCTCCCAGCGGGCAGCGCGCCGCCAGGACCCCGCTCCGCCTGGGCTGCCCCGGTGCCGCGGTCAGGCAGCGCGGGGCGTCTCATTGCGCAGGCGCGGGTCCTCGCGGCCGATGGCGGAAGCGGCGCCGGGCAGTGCCCCGTACGGCCCATCGCCATGGCGGAGCGCGGCCCCGCGTCCTCCGAGCACCTGGAGCGGCTGCACGAGATCTTCCGCGGGCTGCACGGGGAGCTGCGCGCCGTGCCGGAGCGGCTgcggggcggcgcggcgg aggagaagaaaaagctgattCGGGAGTTTGATGAGAAGCAGCGTGAAGCAAATGAAACG ctccgggaaatggaagaagaacTGAAGTATGCTCCTCTACCATTCCGCAATCAAATGATGAGCAAAATCCGGGCATACAGAAGGGACCTCTCCATGTTCCAGAGGGAGATGAGAAGCACAGATTTGGGACTGGGCCCTGGAAGTCAAGGGGATATGAAATACGGAatcttttccacagaaaatgaacagagt ACTAATCTGCAGTCACAGAGGGTGCTGCTTCTCCAAGGAACAGACAGTCTGAACCGAGCCAGTCAGAGCATTGAGCGCTCACACCGGATTGCTGCTGAAACAGATCAGATTGGTACTGATATCATTGAAGAACTTGGGGAGCAGAGAGAGCAACTGGAACGCACCAGGAGCAGA tTGGTGAATACAAGTGAAAACTTAAGCAAGAGTCGTAAGATACTGCGTTCCATGTCCAGGAG AATAGCCACTAATAAGTTGTTGCTGATGATCATCATCGTCCTGGAACTAGCCATCCTAGGAGGTGTGGTCTACTACAAATTCTTTCGCAGTAGATGA